TAGTTGGTGCCAAACAGAgatctttatttttattctgGTTCAAAATAAGGCTTTGATTAATTCACTAAAGAGTgccaatttcattttatttgaaTGCCTGCTTTTTACCCTGTTGCAAGTGCCAAGTGGTATACTGTTAATAAACCCTTATTGCTCCATATGATGATTGCTATTGCAGAATGAATTGTCATATGTAGTTTACTCTCCCCTTGTTGTTGCTGCAATTATTATTGAAATTTCAAAGAAACTTTACATAAAAATGTATGAGTTAGGGCTTCTGCTTTGGTACTTActaactactactatagatagATTTGTTTAGCATTAGCTTTTATTATCACATGTTCGACACGATGCATGCCTGGAAGAGCctgagaaaaatattttttcttagaTGTTTTCCTTCTTTTGAAGCAAAATGATGTATTTGATGTGTGTAGAATCTTACTTGAAATAAAAATTGAGTTACTTTTGAAACTGATACCTAAAATTCACAGTACAATATGCATAATGGTGATAACAAGATTTTTTCTGCCATTAATAATTTTATGCAGCCGAGTCAGTATATCAATACCATTTTGGTGCCAAGAAATAGTTCAGTTCCAGTTGATGTTGACCGATTGAATGCCCAAGGAATATTTGATGTGGTATGTATACTAACTTTGCTCGAGGCAAAATTGAGTGGATAATACAACCTATAAtctttttaatgcaatttacttttttttggGATCCTCAAACAATTCTTATTTTGCAGATTGTTGTTGACTCCCTACGTGATTCCAAAGTGGGTATAATATATGACCCAAAGTCGTTGATAAGAGCTCTCGCTGACTTAATTGACAGATACATGAAGTCAAGAGTCAAGGAATTAATTGATGCTAGATGATATAACAAGGGGCTAcaattaacaattttttttcctcTGAAGGATTTTCTAGGTAAAATTGCCTATTTATAATCATATATTGGAACAATTTTTCCTCCCATCCAAAGTACAGCAGTTCGATGAAACCATGATATAATGTTTATTGCCATAAGTATTTGATTATGTAGGGATTATATAGTttaagataaaagaaaaaaaaggaggagaaatATTAAGAGTCTTGTTGTAGATTTACAGGTATGTATGTCGCATACATTAATCTTATTTGATTATGGCAGATCTCAATTGAGTGTATCTTAAATGTTTTGAAGTTGAATGAAATCCAAATTAAAAGAATTCTCAAATCCTACACCATAAATCATTTGAAACAACCGAGCAAACAGTATATAATCCAATGTtggaatattaaaataactaagaAACTTGACAtaataatcaaatcaaataaagacTTAACTACCAGGTTAGGCCAGGAGGTACTTGAACATATCTTGGTTGAATCCATACCCCTTTAATCTGACGAGCCAGAGCCACATGTTGCTGATCAGGCACAATGGTCTCACTGAGAATGACGCTATCATTTCTTAAGATATGAAGCCACTGTATTCCGAGGATCATGGTGCCACATATGGAAATGGACACAACATCATCCTCACCGCCCCTGAAGCCCAGCCTCTGACCCATGTTCAAGACTCCAAACATGTTTTTCCGTACGTGATATTCCAAGGTTTCCACGTCCTTGGAAGAACCATGGTTAACTATACGATAATTCGCCCATGACTTGCTGCTTTTACCGTCAGCATTGAAGGTAACCAAGCCGTCATCCGCGTCCAAGAACTGAAACTTTTCCTCAGAAAAAGCAGCACCACTTACTGTGTTTAGCGTGGAACGAACACAACGATGGCAATGCTTGTGCCACTCCTTGTTCCCCCTTCGAAGCAAGTGCAGTTCCAGTTCTACCTCACTCTTGCGGCTAACCACAACCACAACGCAATCTTGGCAAGTAGGGTCAGCAGAAAACGCAGCAACATGTTCGCTTAGGTCTGTGAAGGGACAATCTGGAAGGTCTATCTTGGCTCTTGAGAAAGGGCAGAAGAAAAACATTGCTCCTTCTTGCACAAGAAGCAACCATCCTAGGTACGATGCAAGGCAAGTGGCTCCGTCAAGTTCTGGAAAGTTGACGGTGTAGAGTCTTTCGGAGTTTGGAGATTGCGATCCGAGTTTCAAGAAGGAACACTGTGAGCCTTCACCATAGAGGAGAAACCATAGCTCGCGGCCTGAAGGGTTGTATTCTGAGGGAGGGATGAGCCATTCTTTGCAAACACTGCGAAAACTCAGAAAGTCTATCAATTCTAAATAGCTTGCAATTCTTGATAGCAGGTCTCCAGGCAGATTACACCACTCTACTACTTCCCATTCATCACTTTTCGTTCGTTTCATCTCCTTACATTCCTCATTATTTGACATCCTTCCTTCAACAAACATTCCACTATGTATCAGGTACCAGCTACTTACAATGTATTGTTAGTTATGAAAATTGTTTACCATATAACTAACTAATACATGTATCCAGGGAAATCATACTAAGGATTAACAAAGGATCAATAACTAAATCAATCGCTGGTTCATTTTAATGTGATTCTATAACACTTAGTACAGTCATCATAGTCAGTAAAGCATAGTCATACTACAATTCCAGTAATGTTATATTACTAGAAAACATTATCATTATTTGTCAGTACttaatcaacaataatttacACCCATATTTACATACATTTTGCACACACAAGATATATAGTTTGCATTCATATTTACTAGAATTTTACGTACATAAATTAATTCGATTCGCATccatattttttcaaaatttacacttataaattaataaaatttatttattaaatataatttagtatttatattgattaaataatgacaaaaaacattaaaaagtaCTAACCCCTCTTGAAATCCACCAGtactaaattaaatataatttagtattttgAGTGACCACGACCCAAAAACAATGATTATAATGTAAATAATAGATGGATTGGATGGATCGATGTGTACATACTTCAGGATGAAAGAGAACATATATAACAAAGCATAGAAAAGAACATGGCTACGTGCAGAAAGAGAAACAAGATAAGATTGATAAtataagaaacaataatatattataacaataataataataataatggttaTGTTTACGGTTGCATTATCCATTGGCAGGGACTTACAGTATTCTTCAAAGAGTGAAGTGCGACGGGACTTATGAGAATGGAAGAAAGGAGAGAGTTGCAACTAATATTGTTTTGGTCACCAAAAGGAATTAAGATAACTGAAAACGCGATATTCTCTAAGTGTTCGTTTTAGCAtgacattttttcttttcctatATGAATAATGGGAATGGGATTTTCTCATTTTCATTTATAATAGCTTCATCAAAATTAATACGTTACTTTTgatctttttgctttttaaaaacttaaaattttgaaaattgaaaattttttttcagaCTATCCAACTTGAATTGGTTCGTTTTTTAGGAATAAGTTCTTCTAGTACTACTATTATTTTGCATCCAACTTAAATATCTTTGTATGTTTCAAATAAggtttaaaattcaaattttaagataTTTAAATAACAACAATGGTGTCAAAAGACTTCGAGATAGAAAAAatcgaaattttatttaaaattaaaaaaataaattaaatacgtaaaatataaaataataataaaatttaaattgcaaaattgtcaaatttagtaaaatttttataaaattaattgattcatttaaaagtataatatcaaaagattttaaaaaattatatcgagattttaatttctatatattaaaagatattttttcatGATTGATTATTTTCTTATTGTATAggttttcttgttttattttaaattatttcttAAGTGAGTATGGAAAGCTCTAATTTGTTGGCCACATGATTATCATTTGAGTCATATAAAAATAACAAGTTTCAAAAGTTTTAATATAACACTAATTGTTGTATTAGGTTATTAAATCATTCTCTCAGAGATGCAGTTATATCGCAAATTAGTTACGTGAAAGGTAAACGGCCACTCATTCATTCATTAGTCATTACCTAACACTTGACTCACTAGTCATCATATATTTGGAACATATAAGAAGAAAACAGTAGTGTTCACTATATATGATCGTCTAGTTGCCTTCACAAATTGGGGGACACAAGTCTCACATCTACAAAGTCATACTCCTAGATTAGATTATTAGTTAAGTTTATCCACATATATATCTATATGATCGTCTAGCTGCCAAGCACTGCATTGCTCAACAACCAAAGCTAGAAAATAATTAGTGCTCAACTTGAATTTTGTAATCATTGTGGcttgaaataaataatacattTATTCTTTTTAGTATTTGGATACGGAAATCTTTTGATAACCAAAGAAAATCAGCCAAAATTAGCCATAACTTAGCCATAACTTACCTTATTTAGCATTCATTAATTGTCGCGACAATTAATAAATgctaaataaaataagttctgacttttttttttgtctacaTAGCATTATTCGGTGAATATATAATGTAAACCAAGAAATAAAAATCACAAGGAAAAGCAGAAAATATTGTTTCGGATCCCTTTGGTAGTAGCATAGTCTAATGACAAATCTcttatctcttatttttttgaaaatatagaaaaatataaaattgtgtTATATTAAAGAGATTAACAAATAGACTTAgtacacaaattaaaaatataacactAAAAAACTTAATTAGCTACATTGTGGAATGATAGTACTTATGAAATACCAATCCCTTAATAATCTTTATAAAATTAGTAACTATTGTGAACAAGTTAGTCACTGCATATTTACGTGAATACAAGTTTTAATTTGTTACAATATGTATGTAAACGCACAAGTTACATTTACAACAAATTAAGCTTTTTGTTTGAATACAACCAAACTCCAAGCATACATATATGTGAATAAGAAGTTTCAATTTCTTAGCCTGAACGATCAAAGAACAGTTTCAATTTCCTCTAAAAACCACCATACAATCTTGAGCTTCTTTAGCTTATTTGATTAAACTTTGAACAACTTTAATAAATGATTTTTCTTCACTTATATATATGAAGCCATAATCTGCATGCATcaaattgattttgattttcatCCCATAAGCTAGAAGGTCAACTAATTATTGAGAATTTAATTATGGTTGACAATTTGTCAATATGCAACATTTGTTTATTATTTCgaataatattataatactCATACACATCAGCCGTCAATTTTTACGGGTTTTCCTTCCATATTTGATCAACTATATTACCtatacacaaaaaaataaaaagattattaaatcagttatttatataaaataatattaaaaaataaaatatatattataaataaattaaataatatatatatatatacaaatatatagtagttaattttttattcggtgataatattttttaaatttgattttgtaaaaaaattgtAGTGAATTAATCAATATTTATACACATATAATTAATGTAGTCATTGATTGAACGCATGACCTTCTAATTTGACTTTAGAAAGCTTATCCTTATCAAAAAGAGGAAATGGACGgctataaataaataaacgaAAAACCACAATTAGTGAAGAAACAAAACAACAAATGGAGGTTTTTGTGGGAAAAAAAATGTTTAGATAAAGTTGAAGGCAGCAGAAAAGGGCAAGAGGGTCCTTAGAGTGGGCCATTACTCGTGTGCTGGAGCATTAACCTAAACTAGGGCCCATTATGTGGGTTGCGTGGTTTAGTGGGTTTGTTAAGAACTGAACCCCATAAAAAATCTACTTACCTTTTTGGGCTTCAGTGGGTACCATGTTTTGTTGTTTAGTTTTTGGACACTATACCGCCGTGCTATTCACCTGATGGAGTGATGGACCATCATGGAGGGTGGCTCCCACGGTGGTTGGTGGCAATGCTGATCAAAGCTTTTTAACTGAAGTGGTACCCAGATACTCTTCTACTTTTCCTTCAATGTTGATTAGTATCAGCATACATGTCTTCATTAGTATTAATAAAACTTCTATTTTCTTGATTGATGTGCAAATCAGTTTTGTAATtatgtaaatttaacataatgTTAACATTAATGCCACAAAAATTCGGTGCACTGGAGCAGATAGTAATAGTAATAATGTTTCTTAAAATACAAGCCATGCAAGTTGGTAATAACAACTCATATGTGATGACAGTGAAGCCGCTAGCAGTTGCCAAATTTGACAATTAAATCATGTTATTGTCAATTTGTCATATACTCAAATTATAGTAGAAATTCCGACATACTGATCCCTTTTTTCCAAAGGTAAAAACAAATCTTCTACATACTTTGTTGTTTATTTTTGAGCTATAACCAATCTATATACGTTTTTGTTGGGCCACATTAGTGTATGAAAGGTAAAATCAGGTCATCCTCATATCCATGTATGATTGCACAAACCTATTAAgatcctttttttttattttcatactaaATACTATAAATATAGAAGAATTTATTATACACTCAAGATATGTTATTCCACTCTAATTCTTATATTTCTTGGATCTCGATTAACTTGGTAATCAGAATTTTTTGCAGGTATCATCTCTATTCATCAGTTTGAGACAGATTGAAAAACTTTGTTTATATTTAAAAGATCGTCCTAGGTAAATATTTTTGaacaattatatataataaaaacgATCGTATATAGTGTATATTTTTTGCATTTAAATAAAACTAGTCTTGTGCTCTGTTCaactaaaataaatatgtaattaGATGATTATGATCTTGTGATTATTACAAAAATTCATCAAGGTCATGTGATGATTACTACTTTTATAAAAAGTTTGTTGATATATTTGTCAATAACTCAATGCAcaaaaataatttcaatttgtttggctcttttaaattaatgaaCAATATTCAATAAAATACAATTTACCAATTTGATAGTACATAATTTaatatatctataaaaaaaactttaataCAGTAATTGTTCACCGAAATTAAATTTGTTTCATAATGccttgaaattttaatttttctttcctCTAATTAAAGGAAAGTACCTGTCTAAGTCTAACTCTGTCCTGTACTTGCTTCTGCTTCCTTTCTACCTTTAAtgtattttaagtttttaacccctttttcaaaacaacatagatcttttattttgtatataataataatagaatggAACCAAAAAGTGAAAagttaaattcaataaaacatATTTCACTATTTGAATATTCTTCTTTGtctttatcaattatgtttagATTCTATCTATAAAATTCACTAATTTAACTTcgaaatttataattaaatttatctttaagcacacttttttatttcttattatttttatcatttctaaaattttaataaacttACCATCTTGATCAAGTTGGTGTTAGTTAGTCTCTATTCAAATATCTTATCATCAGAGGGTAAAAGCGAAAAGTTAGGATGTTGAATTATACTAAGAATGGCCTTGCGTCTTCTCTGAAGTATATGGTATTCTTTTCTATTAAATAATGTATATAAAGATAGGACACTGAGACAGGGATATAGAGATACAAAATCATATTTGGCAGATAAAATATGGATAGAGATAATATGTTCAGAGATattgaattagtgtattttgtgtccatctTGACAGGAAGACACA
This sequence is a window from Arachis stenosperma cultivar V10309 chromosome 10, arast.V10309.gnm1.PFL2, whole genome shotgun sequence. Protein-coding genes within it:
- the LOC130955412 gene encoding F-box protein At1g49360-like — protein: MFVEGRMSNNEECKEMKRTKSDEWEVVEWCNLPGDLLSRIASYLELIDFLSFRSVCKEWLIPPSEYNPSGRELWFLLYGEGSQCSFLKLGSQSPNSERLYTVNFPELDGATCLASYLGWLLLVQEGAMFFFCPFSRAKIDLPDCPFTDLSEHVAAFSADPTCQDCVVVVVSRKSEVELELHLLRRGNKEWHKHCHRCVRSTLNTVSGAAFSEEKFQFLDADDGLVTFNADGKSSKSWANYRIVNHGSSKDVETLEYHVRKNMFGVLNMGQRLGFRGGEDDVVSISICGTMILGIQWLHILRNDSVILSETIVPDQQHVALARQIKGVWIQPRYVQVPPGLTW